The DNA sequence ATGAAAATAAGATTTTCAATCGTTTTATTATCATACAAATGATGCTTTCTATATTAGTATTTTTTTTATTAACTCTATGATAGAAACAAGCACAATGAAAAAAAAATTTATAGTTATTTTAGGTGGAAAAGAAAGTGGAATAGGAGCCGCTTTGCTAGCTAGAAAAAATGGATTAAAGATATTTTTATCGGATTCTGGAATTATTTTAAATAGATACAAGAAAATTTTAATAAAAAATAAAATTTTTTTTGAAGAAAAAGGCCATACAGAGAATATAATTATTCAAAATGCTATTAAAGTGATAAAAAGTCCTGGAATTTCCAGAAATAGTCCTTTGATAAAAAAAATAAATTCCCTAGGGATTCCTATACAATCCGAATTAGAATTCGGAAAAGGTTACATCGAAAATTCTTATGTTATCGGAATTACAGGAAGCAATGGAAAAACAACAACTTGTTCCATTATTTATAAAATTCTTAAAAAAGAAGGAATAAATGTAGGTTTATCAGGAAATATTGGAAAGAGTTTCTCTAAAACAATTACAATAAAAAAAAAGATGTTTATATTTTAGAAGTGTCTAATTTTCAATTAGATGACTGTTTAAATTTCAGATCAAATATTGCCGTATTATTAAACATAACAAGAGATCATTTAAATAGATATTATAATAATATTGAGAATTATATTGATTCCAAATTTAAGATAGCAACTTTTCAAAAAAAAGAAGATATTTTTATTTACAATTATGATGATTCTATAATAAGAGAAGGGTTAAAAAAGTATCACATTGCATCTCAATGTATTCCTTTTTCTATAAAAAAAGAATTACGTACAGGCGCTTATGTAAAAGATAACAAAATATTTATACGAAATCAGAAAAATCAAGAAATATACTTTTTGAATATAAAAGATATTCCTTTAACAGGAGATCATAATCTCTATAATATTATGGCTTCATTAATTATATCCGAAATATTAAATATAAAAAAAGAATCAATAATTTCCATATTATTAAAACTGAAATCAATAAAACATCGTATGGAAAAAATATTAAATATAAATGGAGTACAATTTATTAATGATTCTAAAGCCACTAATGTAAATTCCGTTTTTTATGCATTAAAAAGTATAAATACACCTATTATATGGATAGCAGGAGGAGAAGATAAAGGAAATAATTATATAGAACTAATTCCTTTGGTTAAAAAAAAAGTAAAAGCTATAATTTGTTTAGGAAAAAACAATGAAAAAATTATAAATTTTTTTAAAGATACCATTGATATAATTTTGGAAACAAAACATATTCAAAAAGCTGTTTATATCGCTTATATATTATCCTCTTATGGAGATAGTGTTTTATTCTCTCCTGCTTGTTCCAGTTTTGATCTGTTTAAAGATTATAAGGAAAGAGGAAATAAATTTAAACAAGAAGTAAGAAAACTAATTTATGATAATTTATGAAAAAATAGATCTATTTTTAAAACAATATATAAAAGGAGATAGATATTTATGGGCTTTCATATCTTTATTAGCTATATTTTCATTTTTACCAGTTTATTCTGCTAGTACAAACTTAGTTTCTACATATGGAGAAGGAAATACAGCTTTTCGTTATTTATTTAAACATGCTATTTTTTTGTTAATTGGATTTTGTATTCTTTTTTTTACTCAATTTATAGACTATAAATATTTTTACAAAATGTCTATTCTTTTCATTCCTATAATATTCATTTTACTAATTTTTACAATGAATCAAAGAAAAGAATTAGATGGAGTAAATGCTTCTCGTTGGTTATACATTCCTATTATAAATATATCTTTTCAAACTTCCAGTATCGCTGGATTAGTTCTTTTTGTTTATTGTGCTAGATATTTATCTCAAAAAAAGAAAAAACAAATTAACTTAAAAAATTCTTTTTTTCCTTTGATATTTCCAGTATTTTTAATTGTTGGCCTTATTTTTCCTTCTGATGGATCTACTGCTGTTATTATTTTTTCATCCGTTTTAATTTTATTTTTTATAGGAGGGATTCCATTAAAAAGTGTTATAGGATTTCTTATAATGGGATTTTTATTATCAGGAATATATATTTATTCTGTTATAAAATGGGGAGATAAAAAACCTATGAATCGAGTTTATACATGGAAAAGTCGTATAGAAAATTTTTTGGATCATAAATCTAAAAAAAGTTATCAAATGGAACAATCTAAAACAGCTATCGTTTTAGGAAATAAATTTGGTAGGGGGCCTGGAAAAAGCGTTTTAAAAGCTTTTCTCCCCCAATCTTCTTCAGATTTTATCTATGCAATTATCATAGAAGAATATGGGGCTATTGGAGGTGTTATCCTTTTATTCATTTATATACTAATTCTCATAAGAATTATGATAATAGCTACGAAAGTTAAAAATTATTCTTGTTCTTTATTGGTTCTTTCTGTAGGGTTTCCTATTATTAATCAAGCACTAATTAATATGGGAATCGCTGTTGGTTTATTTCCAGTAACAGGGCAAACTTTGCCTTTGATTAGTGCTGGAGGAACTTCTATATGGGTTACTTTTTTAAGTTTTGGAATCATATTAAGCGTCAGTAGAATGATATATCCTTCTTTAAGCGAAGCTAAATCACACTAAAATTATATATAGATTAACTCATCATGAATAAAAAAAACTATAATATTTCACCAATACCTAAAATAATCATTGGAAGTGGAGGAACCGGAGGTCATATATATCCAGGAATAGCTATTGCTAACGAACTTAAAAAAAGAATTCCAAAAATCGAAATTTTGTTTATTGGATCTAAAAATCATATGGAAATGCAAAAAATACCAAAATTTGGATATTCCATTGAAAAAATTTGGATTTCAGGTGGAAAAGATAAATTTTTTTCTATATCATGTTTTTTTTTATCTATACAATTGATATATAGCTTTTTTGTAGCAAAAAAAATTATGAAAAAATTTTCTCCAGATATAGTTATCGGAACAGGTGGTTTTGTTAGTTTTCCTATTTTATATGCTGCAAAAAAAAATAAGACACCTATTTTGATTCAAGAACAAAATTCTTTTCCTGGATTGACCAATAGAATATTTTCTCGTTATGCAAATAAAATATGCATTGCTTATGAACAAGCAAAAAAATATTTTCCAAAAGAAAAAACGATTATAACTGGAAATCCAGTTAGATCTGAAATATTACACTTGCCTAGTAAAGAAAAAGCTTGTATTGATTTAGGGTTAAATATAAAAAAACCGATTATTCTATCTATAGGAGGAAGTCAAGGATCTAATAGCATTAATAATGCTTGGATAAAAGGATTAAAAAAAATAATTGAATTAGATCTGCAACTAATTTGGCAAGTAGGAAAAATTGATTTTTATAAAATTAAAAAAAATAAAATATCTCATCATTCGAATATTATTTTTATGGAATTTATTGAAAATATACCAATGTGTTATGCTGCAGCAGATATTGTTGTATCTAGAGCTGGAGCTTTGACTATATCAGAAATATGTTTAATAGGAAAACCATATATATTGATTCCTTTTCCTTGGTCTTCAAATAATCATCAAAATGAAAATGCTAAAATATTAGAAGAAAAAAAAGCAGCTTTCATTATAAAAGATGAGGAAATAGAAAAAAAATTAGTGAATTCTGTTATTAAATTAGTAAATGATTCCAATATGAAAAAAAAAATGAGTAAAAACCTATTAGAATTAGGAAAACCTAAAGCAACAAACGATATTGTAAACGAGATTTTACAAATTATTTTATGAACCTAAACAAAATTGATTTTTTTTATTTTATAGGAATAGGAGGAATGGGAATGAGTTCCCTAGCTATATATTTTCATACCATGGGGAAAACTGTTTATGGTTATGATCAAAATGAAACCTTTTTGACAAAAGAATTAGAAAAAAAAGGAATATCTATCAATTATAATGATAGTATAGAAATTTTACCAAAATGGGTATTATCTGAACAATGTTTAATTGTGTATACTCCAGCTATTCCTAGTCACCATAAACAATGGATGTATTTAAAAAAATATGGTAAAAATATAAGAAAACGTTCTCAAATATTAGCTCTAATTACAAAAAATAATATTTGTATAGCCATAGGAGGAACACATGGAAAAACAACTACTTGCACCTTGTTAGGACATATTTTATATAGTTCTGGAATGAATGTCACTGCTTTTTTAGGAGGTATATCTGAAAATTATCAATCTAATTTAATATTGAATCATGTATTAAACAGAAAAAAAATTTTTTTGGTAGAAGCAGATGAATTTGACCGTTCTTTTTTATATTTATCTCCTAATATAGCATGTATAACGTCTTTTGATCAAGATCATGTGGACACTTATCCAAAAAAAGAAAATCTGAAAGAAGCTTATATAGCCTTTTCAAATAGAATCAAAAAACCATATAAAAAAATATTTCTTTGCCAAGAAGAATCCTTTCAATCCAATAATGCTATATATTATTCTATAATACAAAAAAAAAATTATTATTCCGATCATCTTTATATGAAAGAAAATAAATGGTATTTTGATTTTCATACTCCTACAGAAACATGGAAATCTTTGCCTTTACCTATTCCAGGTGAACATAATTTAAAAAACGTTACTGCAGCGTTAGCTATTTCTGATTATATAAAAATTCCTAAAGAAGAAATTAGAAAAGCTTTATTTTTATTTAAAGGAATTAAAAGAAGATATTCCATTCATTATCAATCCTCAAATAAAATATATATAGATGATTACGCGCATCATCCTACAGAAATTAATGCTTTAATCGATACTGTAAAAAAATGTTTTCCCAATAAAAAAATATTGGGAATTTTTCAACCTCATTTATTTAGTAGAACTAAATTTTTTGAAAAATCTTTTGCTAAAAGTTTAGAAAATCTTGATATTTTAATTTTACTGGATATTTATCCAGCTAGAGAATTTCCCATAAATGGAACAATAAATTCTAATTCTAATAGATTTTTCGAAAAAATAAAAATGAGTTATAAAGAAAGATCTACTTTTCCCAAAGTTTTAGAAAAGATTAAAAAAAAACATTTTGATATTATTCTAACAATAGGAGCTGGAAATATAGATACCTTAATTCTTCCTATTAAAGAATGGTTATATAAACGATATGGATAAATCAATAAAAAATAAAAATAATAAAACATCCTTAATCATTATTTTATTATTATATATGATTTGTATGACATCGCTTTTTTGTTTTTCTAAAAAAACACATCAAAATAGAACTTTAAAAAAATTTTATATTGTTATTGATCCTTTATCTAAGAATCATTTTGTTAATGAAAAAATTGTTAAAAATATTCTATTTTATAATAATAAAACAAAAAAAATAGGTCAATTATGTATATTAAAAATGGAACAAAAATTAAATAATTACCCTTTTATCAAAAAATCTGAAGTGTTTATTAGTGTAAATGGAACTATAAATATTAAAATTTGGCAAAAAGAACCCATATTAAGAATCAAAAATGGAAATAAAGAATCTTATCTTACTAAAGATGCAGAAAATTTAGAACTTTCTTCTCTTTATTCATCAAAAGTGGTTTTAGCAAAAGGCTTCTTTTCAAAAGAAGAGAAAAAATATTTAGCAAATTTAGTAAAATTTATAAACTCTGATGAGTTATTAAAAAACCAGATTATTAGCATAAAAAAAAATAATAAAAATTTATTTGTTTTAATTCCAAAAATAGGGAACCATTACATTATATTAGGAGATATAAAGGATTTTAAAAAAAAATTGAATAAATTAAAAGCATTTTATAATCAGTATCTAAATAAAATAGATATCAGTCAATATAAAAGTATTGATTTACAATATAAAGACCAAGTAGTCGCAAAAAAAAGATAAGTCTATGGAATATCAAGATATAGCTATAGGTCTTGATGTGGGAACCACAAAGATTGTAGCTATGGTAGGAAGGAGAAATGAATATAATAAAATTGAAATTTTAGGCATAGGTAAATCTAAAAGTGTAGGTGTACATAGGGGGGTTGTAAACAATATAACTCAAACAATTGAAGCTATTCGTGAAGCGGTATCTGAAGCAGAACATAGTTCTGGTTTAAAAATAAAAGAAGTTGTTGTTGGAATAGCAGGACAGCATATTAGAAGTTTACAACATAATGATTATATTACTAGATTAGATTTTGAAAATGTCATTAGTCAAAAAGATATACAAAAATTGATAGATCAAGTTCATAAACTGATCATGCAACCAGGAGAAGAAATTATTCATGTTCTTCCACAAGAATATAAAGTCGATAGTCAAGCAGAAATAGGAGAACCAATAGGAATGTATGGAAGTCGTTTAGAAGCAAATTTTCATGTAGTAGTAGGACAAATTTCTTCAATCCGAAATATTGGAAGATGTGTAAAAGCTGCAGGATTGAATTTGTCTGGAATGACCTTAGAACCTTTAGCTTCTGCTGAAGCTGTATTAAGTACAGAAGAAAGAGAAGCAGGAGTTGCTTTAGTGGATATAGGAGGAGGAACCGCGGATATTGCTATATTTAAAGATAATATTATTCGTCATACTGCCGTGATCCCTTCTGGAGGAAATGTCATAACTGAAAATATTAAGACAGATTGTTTGATTATTGAACGACAAGCCGAATTACTAAAAATAAAATTTGGATCTGCATGGCCAGGAGAAAATAAAGAAACGGAAATTGTTTGTATTCCTGGATTAAGAGGGCGTGATCCTAAAGAGATTTCTTTAAAACACCTTTCCAAAATTATTCATATACGAGTATGTGAAATTTTAGAACAAGTAAATTTAGAAATAAAAAATTATGGAAATGAAGAACAAAAGAAAAGACTAATTGCGGGATTAGTCATGACAGGTGGAGGGGCTCAACTTAAACATATTCGTCCATTAACAGAATATATTACTGGAATGGACGTTCGTATAGGTTATTCTAATGAACATATAGCAGGAGGGGAAAATGGTATTATAAGTAATCCAGAATATGCAACATCTATAGGATTAGTAATTAAAGGACTTGATGATAATAAAAAAAGATATTGTTGTACAACCGCAGATATAGGACACAGATATGATGAACATTCTGAGTCGATTTCTACAAAGTTTTATAATAAAAATCGTAGATTGAATTCTGAAGAGGGTAAAAATCATAAAAATAAAAAGAATAAAACAAAATCTTTTCTTGAAATTTGGGCAGATAAATTCCGTCAAATATTGAATGATACAGAATAAAAAATATGAAATGAAAAAAGAAGATTTTATAATTAAAAAAGAAAACAATCAATTAGAATTTCTAAAAAATCGTTCTTCTTCCATAAAAGTAATTGGAGTAGGTGGAGGAGGAAGTAACGCTTTAAGTCATATGTTTGAACAAGGAATTACTGGAGTAGATTTTATCGCATGTAATACGGATGCACAAGCGTTAAACAATAATCCAGTACCTATAAAAATTCAATTAGGAGTTTCTATTACAGAAGGGCTCGGTGCCGGAGCTGATCCAGAAGTAGGAGAAAAAGCTGCATTAGAAAGTTTGGATGAAATAAAAAGTATTTTAGATTCTAACACTAAAATGACCTTTATTACAGCGGGAATGGGTGGTGGAACGGGAACTGGTGCTGCTCCAATTATTGCAGGAATTTCTAAAGAAAAAGGAATTTTAACTGTAGGGATTGTTACAATTCCATTTCATTTTGAAGGAAAAATGAGATTACAACAAGCTCAAAAAGGAATAGAAGCATTAAGAAAAAATGTGGATTCTCTCATTGTGATTAATAATGATAAATTGAGAGAATTATATGGTAATCTAGGATTTAAAGCGGGTTTTTCAAAAGCTGATGAGGTTTTAACTACTGCAGCTAAAGGAATTGCAGAAGTCATCACTCATCATTATAAACAAAATATAGATTTAAGAGATACAAGAACCGTTCTAAAAGAAAGTGGAACAGCTGTTATGGGATCTTCTGTTGCTGTTGGAGAAAATAGAGCAAAGGAAGCAGTAGTACAAGCTTTAGACTCTCCATTATTAAATGATAATAAAATAACAGGCGCCAAAAATGTTCTTCTTCTTATTGTTTCAGGAAAAATAGAAATTACTATAGATGAAATTGGAATTATCAGTGATTATATACAAGCTGAAGCAGGGAATAATGCCAATATTATTATGGGACTTGGAGAAGATGAAAATTTGGAAGAAAGCATTTCAGTCACTATAGTAGCTACAGGATTTCCTACGGAAATACAGAGAGCTATTAATCACGAAGAAAAAAAAATATTTCATAGGTTAGAAGAACCTTATGAACAAAAATTAAAAAAAATGGAAGAAATCCATTCTTATTCTAAACGGATTGATTCTGATTTTTCAAAGACTAACTCAAAAGTCAGTCATTTAGAAAAATTTTATTTTAAAAATAAAAAAGATGATTTTTCATCAAATCAAAAACAAAATATTTTTGATAAGTCTATTAATTTTTTTATAGAAAAAAAACATAAGAAATATATAATGCTAGAAGATAATTTCGATCTTCCGATTTCATTTAATGAAAACGAAAAAAAAATATTAAAAAATACTATTCGTAAAAAAGAAAATAATACAAATCAAGAATTAAATTGATCAATCTTCCTAAAGGAACCAGAGATTACTCATCTATTGAGATGAACAAACGGAACTATTTAATTCAAATAATTCAAAAGAAATTTGAACTTTTTGGTTTTGAACCTATAGAAACTCCTTCTATAGAAAATATTTCTACTCTTATTGGAAAATATGGAGAAGAAGGAGATTCTTTAATATTTAAATTGCTCCATTCAGGGGATTTTTTAAAAAAACAAATTTTAGATTTTTTAAAAAAAACAAAAAATGATCAAAGAATAATTAATAATGTGGAAAAACATTTCACTGAATATGTGTCAAATAAAGCTCTTAGATATGATTTAACGGTTCCTTTTGTTCGTTATATAGTTATGCATAAAAATAAAATCGTTTTTCCTTTTAAAAGATATCAAATACAACCTGTATGGCGTGCAGATAAACCCCAAAAAGGACGATTGAGAGAATTTTATCAATGTGATGCGGATATAATATCATTTTCTTCGTCTTTATGGGAAGAAATAGAATTAATTCAACTTTGTGATGAAATTTTTACTAAGTTAAATTTTCCTATTATTATCTACATTAATCATAGAGATATATTAAAAGGACTAGTTGAAATAGCTGGAATAAAAAATAATTTATGGAAAAATTTTACTACATCTTTAGACAAATGGAATAAAATTGGACGAAATTTAGTAAAAAAAGAAATGCTTTCTAAAGGAATTACGTCTTTATCTTTCGATAAATTGGAATTTTTTTTTGATATGGAAGAAAATTTCTATAATAAAAAAAAACATTTGACTATAGCCTTACAAAATTCTGAAATAGGAAAAAAAGGAATACAAGATATAAGTTTTATTTATAATAATATAAAGAATATTTCTCTAAAAAAAACAAAATTAGAATGGAATCTTTCTTTAGCCAGAGGCATGAGTTATTATACAGGTACAATACTAGAAATTGTTCCATTTTACAATAAGAGTTTTATTTCTATTGGAGGAGGAGGAAGATATGATCAATTAGCTAATTTATTTGGGATAAACAATACTTATGGAGTAGGAATTTCTTTAGGGTTGGATCGAATTTATTTAGCTATGGAACATGAAAATTTATTTCACACTATTTCTAATTCCCCTTCAAAAGTTTTATTTATTAATTTTGGAAATGAAGAAGTTTTGTATGCATACAAAATGATCAAATTTTTGAGAAAAAAAGGAATTTCTACTCAATTATATCCTAATGCGGAAAAAATAGGAAAACAATTTAGATATGCTAATAATAAGAATATTCCATTTGCTATTAGTATTGGAAAAAATGAAATCCATAAAAATAAAATTAGAATGAGAGATCTCCAAGAAAAAACAGAAAAAGAATACGATAACATTAATGACGTTGTGGATCAATTAACGAAAAAATTATGATAAAATTGGATTAATTGCTTTTTTTTTCCAAATAAAAAATCCTTTTACAGCCAATAAAACTAGAATTATAAATAAAATTCCTGTTAATATTAAACCTTTCCAAAAATAAAGAGGAACGGATATTCCATTTCCCAACATCCAAAATATCCAATTTTCCACTTTTTTCATGGACATTTGATACATTCCAGAAAAATAAATTCCTGTTGTCAGGATATCCATCCAATCAAAAAGAGTCTTAAGTTTTCCATAAAAAAAATAAACCATCATACTGAAAATACAAGTAGATGAAAATAAAATTAAAGTGTAAAAATAATCTTTTTTATTGCAAAAAGTAATAGGAATTTTTTTATTTTTATCCTTTTTATACATCCAGGTATACCATCCATAAAAACTCATAAACGTATAATATAAGTTAATAATAAAATCTCCATAAAGAGAAGTATTAAAAGTTAAATAACTATATATAATAGTACTAACTATTCCTATTGGATACACCCATATATTATTTTTTTGAGCATGAAATACACTAAATATTGTAAATGATATAGCCGTTAATTCTAAAATTATGTGAAAACAACTATTATGATAATAGGGAGATAAAAGAATATTTATCCAATTATTATTCATTCATTATTCATTTTATAATATTTATTTATCTATGATATAAACTAAGTAATGTTCTTCTATCTTTCTATAAAAAGCAGAAAACCGTTTACTATAAGATTTTTTTATAATCCAGCATGATACACAAGAACTTTTTTGAAGACAAAAAGGAGATACTTTATAATGATCTAAAAAACTATAAAAAATTCCTCCTTCTAGTTTATACAAACTTTCTTTAATTCCCCATATAATATGTAAATAATCTTCTTCATAATTTGGATGAATAAAGATAAATTCATCGTCTCTAACAAATTTTTTCTTGATCTTCATTATTTTTTTATCTTTTCGTAATTTTTCTATGTCTATTCCTATATGATAAGAACTTATAGCTATGGCTATTTTTTCAAAAGAATGACTTAAGGAAATCTGTTTTCCTTCAGAAGAAAAAAGAAAAGGTTTTCTTTTTTCATTATAAAAAATATTCATTTTTATACCTAAATATCTCAAAGCAGAACGTATTCCTAAAAATTCTAATTTTCTTTTTTCTGATAATGAAAAAAAAAATATTTTTTCTTGATCCGAAAGAAAAAGTTTTCTTAAAAACATAGTTTCTAAAAAATATTTCCATTTAAAAACTATAATCATAGTATGAAGAGTATGAAATTTATAGGTATAAAAATTCATTCTATTTTAGAATTTTTTTAAATCTAGTCATTTTTTTTGTACTATTGTGAATATTATTTAATTATGTTTTATAAAGAAATTGAAAAAGCGTTAGAAAATGTTATTATTGATAATAAAAACATTGTAGAATCTGGTTTGGTAAAAAAAATAGATTTATTAAATAATGAAATAAAAATTTGTTTGAGTTTACCTAATCCTGCTATGCATATAAAAAAGAATCTTATTAAAGAGATTACCCGTTCTATAAGAAATCGAAATATTTTAGATACAATCCAAATAAAAATAGAAATAGAATCAAATTCATATAAAAAAATAAAATCTGGAATAAAAAATATAATAGCTATAGCTTCTGGAAAAGGAGGAGTCGGAAAATCAACAGTAGCAACAAATATAGCGGTTTCTTTAGTTCAAATGGGTTTTCATGTTGGATTATTAGATGCGGATATTTATGGTCCGTCTATTCCATTAATGTTTAATATTAAAGAGGAATCTGTGAAATTACAACATCAAAATGGAATGATGAATCCTATTACTAGTTATGGAGTTAAAATTATATCTATAGGTTTTTTTTCAAAATATGGACAAGCTATTGTTTGGAGAGGACCTATGGTTACTAAAGTTTTGAGACAATTTTTATATGAAACTAATTGGGGAGAATTAGATTTTTTAATTGTAGATTTTCCACCAGGAACAGGAGATATTCATTTATCTCTTTTACAAGAGATTTCATTAAAAGGGGTTGTTATAGTAAGTACATCTCAAAAAATAGCATTGTCGGATGTCAATCGATCTGTAGGAATGTTTCGTATTGGATCTATTTATGTTCCCATACTTGGGATTATAGAAAATATGTCTTATGTTATTTCAAAAGAAACTAAAAAAAAATGCTATTTTTTTGGAAAAAATGGAGTAAAAAATTTTTCAAAGGAAATGAATATTTTTTTTATTGGAGAAATTCCTATGTTACAAACAATACGAGAATATTCAGATTTAGGAATTCCTATTGTTTTAGAAAACAAAAAAATTTCTAACCTATTCATCAATATAACGAAAAATATGATAAAACAAATAAAATAAATATTGTTTATTTACAAAGTTTTACAAATTCTTTTACTATCAATCTCAGAAGAGAGATAGTTTTTCCTATTTCTTTATCAAAGAACGTCTTAAAAAAATATGAATTGTTATGTTCATCGTATTTTTTCTTATCGAATCCCATTATAATAATGGATATAGAAAAAACTCGTAAATTCATACATCTAGCTATTATGACATCTGATATAACATCTATTCCTATACTATCTCCTCCCATAGATCGTATCATAGCATATTCTGCATAAGTTTTATAATTAGAATAAGGATAAGCGACATATACTCCTTTCTGAATAATGATATTATGATTCATCGCAATATTTTCTGCAATTTCTATCATTTTTCTATCATATGGTTCTATAACTTCGAAAAATCGATTTTTTGTAATGAA is a window from the Blattabacterium cuenoti STAT genome containing:
- a CDS encoding Mrp/NBP35 family ATP-binding protein, yielding MFYKEIEKALENVIIDNKNIVESGLVKKIDLLNNEIKICLSLPNPAMHIKKNLIKEITRSIRNRNILDTIQIKIEIESNSYKKIKSGIKNIIAIASGKGGVGKSTVATNIAVSLVQMGFHVGLLDADIYGPSIPLMFNIKEESVKLQHQNGMMNPITSYGVKIISIGFFSKYGQAIVWRGPMVTKVLRQFLYETNWGELDFLIVDFPPGTGDIHLSLLQEISLKGVVIVSTSQKIALSDVNRSVGMFRIGSIYVPILGIIENMSYVISKETKKKCYFFGKNGVKNFSKEMNIFFIGEIPMLQTIREYSDLGIPIVLENKKISNLFINITKNMIKQIK
- a CDS encoding 4'-phosphopantetheinyl transferase family protein; translation: MNFYTYKFHTLHTMIIVFKWKYFLETMFLRKLFLSDQEKIFFFSLSEKRKLEFLGIRSALRYLGIKMNIFYNEKRKPFLFSSEGKQISLSHSFEKIAIAISSYHIGIDIEKLRKDKKIMKIKKKFVRDDEFIFIHPNYEEDYLHIIWGIKESLYKLEGGIFYSFLDHYKVSPFCLQKSSCVSCWIIKKSYSKRFSAFYRKIEEHYLVYIIDK
- the pnuC gene encoding nicotinamide riboside transporter PnuC, with amino-acid sequence MNNNWINILLSPYYHNSCFHIILELTAISFTIFSVFHAQKNNIWVYPIGIVSTIIYSYLTFNTSLYGDFIINLYYTFMSFYGWYTWMYKKDKNKKIPITFCNKKDYFYTLILFSSTCIFSMMVYFFYGKLKTLFDWMDILTTGIYFSGMYQMSMKKVENWIFWMLGNGISVPLYFWKGLILTGILFIILVLLAVKGFFIWKKKAINPILS